The DNA region CATGCATGGTTTAAATGACACTAAATAATCAGTATATAAGAAATACCTAGAAGACTATCTTCTGGGTATTTTTTTGGCTTTTTCCTTGACAAATCATCAGATGAATTGTATACTAAAACTATAATTGATAACGCTTTCTAATTGGAGGTCAAGATGCTAAAACAATTAAAGGAAAATTATTTTTTCGCGGTGATCCGTGGAAAAGATGAAAATGATGCGAAAGAAATCGCTCGTCACGCGATTATGGGCGGTATTCGGAATATAGAAATTACATTTTCAACTCCTAATGCAGGGGAGGTCATTACCGATTTATTGGAAGAGTTCTCAGATGATTCTTCTGTAGTGATTGGTGCCGGAACGGTCATGACTCCTGAATTAGCTAAGAAAGCCATGGAGGCAGGAGCTGCCTTTCTAGTTAGTCCACATTTTGACTGTAAGATTCAGGAGTTAGCTCAAGAGGCTGGGAGTCTTTATTTTCCAGGTTGCGCAACTGCAACAGAAATTGTAAAGGCTAGCCAAGCAGGTTGTCCTATTATCAAACTCTTTCCTGGCGGTGTGCTAGGACCAGGGTTTATCAAGGATATTCACGGGCCTATTCCGGAAGTGGATTTGATGCCATCAGGTGGCGTATCAGTTGACAACGTAGCCGCATGGAAAAAAGCTGGAGCGTGTGCAGTAGGAGTTGGTTCTGCCTTAGCAAGTCGAGTAGCACTAGAGGGTTATCAGAGTGTGACAACGATTGCCCGTAGCTTTGTAGCAGCCTTGGAGGAATAACATGACATTTAATGATAGATACTTTATGTTGAAAAATGAGCCGGCAAAGAAACTGTATGAAAAAATAGCTGAGCTACCCATTTATGATTTTCATTGTCACCTTGACCCAAAGGAAATTTATGAAGACAAGGTCTATGAAGATATTGTTGATTTGTGGCTAGGCGGTGATCACTACAAGTGGCGCTTGATGCGGGCAAATGGTATTCCGGAGGAAGAAATTACTGGCTCTGCTAGCAAATTGACTAAGTTTAAGGCATGGGCAAGAACCTTGGAACGTGCTTATGGCAATCCACTTTACCACTGGAGTCACTTAGAATTAAGGCAGGTATTTGGGGTGGAAGAGCTATTAACAGAAGAAAATGCAGAAAAGCTCTACCACCAGCTCAATGCCTATTTGCAGGAACATCAGATTAGCCCGCGTAAACTGATTGCAGATGCAAGGGTTGCTTTTATCGGTACAACCGACCATCCACTGGATCATTTAGAATGGCATAAACAGTTGGCTGAAGATCCAGAGATGGAGACAGTGGTTGCACCGACCTTCCGCCCAGATGAAGCCTTTGTAGAACATCGTCATTTCAGACAGTTTGTGAAGCGATTAGAAGAACTTACCGGTCAGGCAGTATCAGATTTTACTAGTTTTGTGACTGCCTTGGCTCAGCGTGTAGCCTATTTTGCTCAGTGCGGTTGTAGGGCAAGTGATATTAGCTTTACAGCTATTTGTTATGAAGAAGCCTCTATCATGGAGCTAAATGATATTTTACAGGCTAGCTTGGCAGGAAAAGTGGCTAGTCAGTCCAGTGTCAATAAGTGGCAGACTGCTATTTTTAGAGAACTCTGTCGCCTCTATAAAGAATATGGTTTTGTAACACAAGTTCATTTTGGAGCTTTGCGTAACAATCACACAGGTCTTTTTGAAAAACTAGGAGCGGACGTTGGTGTGGACTCAATTGGAGATCAGACGAGCCTGACAGTTAACTTAAATAGATTATTAGATGACTTAGTTCAGGAAGATGCCCTTCCAAAAATGATTTGGTACAACCTTAATCCGATTTACAATATTGCCCTAGCTAATACTCTAGCAAATTTCCAAGCCAACGAAGAAGGATGTCGTAGCCAGTTGCAGTTTGGGGCTGGCTGGTGGTTCAACGACACCAAGTTGGGAATGATTGAGCAGATGAATGCCTATGCAGAGCAAGGAATGCTAGCTAACTTTGTCGGTATGTTGACCGATTCACGTAGCTTCTTGTCCTATCAACGTCATGATTATTTCAGACGAATTTTAGCTAGCTATGTCGGGCAGTGGATTATGGAGGAAGAAGTGCCAGAGGATTACGATCGTCTAGGACAGTTTGTTGAGGCTATTTCTTACCACAATGCCAAAGAGTTTTTTGAACAATAAAGGAGAATAAATCATGAAAATGTCTTTTCGTTGGTACGGGAAGAAGGATCCTGTTACTCTTGAACAAATCAAGGCAATACCGGGGATGCAGGGGATTGTGACGGCTGTCTATGATGTGCCAGTTGGTCAGGCTTGGCCTTTGGAAAATATTCTAGAGTTGAAAAAAATGGTGGAAGAGGCTGGACTTGAGATCACTGTAATTGAGTCTATCCCAGTTCATGAGGATATCAAGCAAGGAAAACCAAATCGTGATGAATTGATTGAAAACTATAAAACATCTATTCGCAATGTGGGGGCAGCAGGTATTCCAGTGGTTTGCTACAACTTTATGCCTGTATTTGATTGGACGCGGTCTGACCTTCACCACCCACTTCCAGATGGTTCAACCTCGCTTGCCTTTCTCAAGTCTGATTTGGCTGGTGTAGACCCAGTGGCAGACGATTTGAACCTACCAGGTTGGGACTCATCTTACTCCAAGGAAGAGATGAAGGCTATCATCGAAAATTATCGTCAAAATATCTCTGAGGAAGATTTGTGGGAGAACCTGGAGTATTTTATCAAGGCCATTATGCCGACAGCTGAAGAAGCCGGTGTGAAGATGGCTATCCATCCAGATGATCCACCTTACGGGATTTTCGGTCTACCACGCATCATCACAGGCCAGCAAGCTGTTGAAAGATTTCTGAACCTTTATGATTCAGAAAATAATGGTATCACCATGTGTGTCGGTTCCTACGCTTCTGATCCGAAAAATGACGTGCTAGCAATGACTGAGTACGCTCTCAGACGCAATCGTATCAACTTTATGCATACTCGAAATGTAACAGCGGGTGAATGGGGCTTCCAGGAGACAGCTCATTTGTCACAGGCTGGTGATATTGATATGAATGCCGTCATCAAGCTTTTGGTGGATTATGATTGGCAAGGAGCTTTGCGCCCAGATCATGGTCGCCGCATCTGGGGAGATCAGACCAAGACACCGGGTTATGGCTTGTATGACAGAGCACTGGGGGCGACTTATTTCAATGGTCTTTACGAGGCAAATATGCGAATAGCAGGTAAGACACCAGATTTTGGAATTACAGTGAAAACAGTCGGAAATAAGGAGGAATAAGAATGACACGTGTGATTGAATTTAAGGACAAAGTGGTTGTCATCACAGGAGCAGGTGGAGTACTCTGTGGTTATTTGGCTAAGGAATTTGCCAAGGCTGGTGCCAAAGTTGCTCTTTTGGACTTAAACGAAGTAGCTGCTCAAGTCTTTGTTGATGAGATCAAAGCAGCAGGAGGGATCGCTAAAGCATACAAATCCAATGTCCTTTCCAAAGAAAATTTAGAAGAAGTACGCCAGCAAGTATTGGCTGATTTTGGTCCAGCAGATATTTTGGTTAACGGAGCAGGTGGAAACAATCCTAAAGCGACAACAGATAATGAATTTCATGAAGTCGGACTTCCTGCGGATACCAAAACTTTCTTTGACTTGGACGAAGCAGGCATCAATTTTGTTTTCAATCTCAACTACCTTGGAACCTTGTTGCCGACACAGGTTTTTGCTCAAGATATGGTAGGGCGTGCTGGAGCAAATATTATCAATATTTCCAGTATGAATGCTTTTACACCTTTGACAAAAATCCCGGCCTATTCAGGGGCAAAAGCAGCCATCAGCAACTTTACACAGTGGTTGGCTGTACATTTTTCAAAGGTTGGTATTCGCTGCAATGCTATTGCACCGGGCTTCTTGGTGACCAATCAAAACCGTGGTTTGCTCTTTGATGAGGCAGGACAGCCAACGGCGCGTGCTAACAAGATTTTAACCAATACACCTATGGGGCGTTTTGGGGAAGCAGAAGAGTTGGTAGGAGGTGTATTCTTCCTAGCAGATGAGAACCTAGCTAGCTTTGTAAATGGCGTTGTTCTCCCAATTGATGGTGGCTTTTCAGCCTATTCGGGAGTTTAGTCATGAAGTCTGATTACGTGTTTTGTGTTGATTCTGACGGTTGTGTCATGGATACCATGACTTATAAGCACAAGCTTTTCTTCGGCCCTTTAGCTGCGGATGTATTTGGGATTGAGGATAGAGAACCTTTTTTAAAAGAGTGGAATCGGGTTAACCTGTATTCACGTACTCGAGGTATCAACCGCTTTGTTGGGCTAGTCACAGGTTTGGACTTTGCTGGGGTGGCTAACATTGAAAAACTGAAACATTGGGTCGAGTCAACAGATTCTCTCTCCAATGCTTCTTTGGAAAAACTCTTGACTGAACGACCATCAAAAGATTTAGAATTAGCTCTAGAATGGTCCAATCAGGTCAATCAATCCATTAAGAACTATACTGGTCCAGTCCTAGCTTTTATCGGTGTTCATAAAGGTCTAGAAAAACTAAGTCAACTCGGAAAAGTTTACGTGGTTTCATCTGCCAATAAAGAAGCAGTAGAAGAAGAATGGACAGATCAAAGTTTAATGGGCTACGTTACAGAACTCAACTGTCAGGATAGAGGTAAAAAAGAAGATGTGATTAAGCGACTGGTTGATGAAGGCTATGATCCAAATAAAATTATGATGATAGGTGATTCACCTGGTGATTTGAAAGCAGCTGAGCTTAATAAAGTACATTTCTACCCGATTTTAGTTGGACAGGAGTTACACTCATGGGCAGACTTAGCCGAGAAAGTGGCAGAAGACTTTGTGGCTCAGCGCTTTACGACCGAATATGAAATGAGCTTAATAGATACATTTTGGAAAAATTTAGACGAGTAAGAAAGGGCTAGGGGTACGCCCTTAGCTTTTTTGGAGGCAGAAATGACAAACTTAGTAGATTTACGAAAAAAACCTTACAATTTAGATGAAGAAGCTATCGCTTGGATTGAAACAACCATCGCTCAGATGACCTTGGATGAGAAAATCGGTCAGCTCTTTGTCAACATGGGAAGTCAGCGGACAGAAGAGTATTTGACAGGTGTATTAGAAGATTACAAGATTGCCGCTGTTCGCTACAATCCTGGACCGGCAGCAGATATTTGGGAACAAAATAATATCTTACAAACCAAGTCTAAAATCCCGCTCTTGATTGCAGCCAATACTGAATCAGGTGGCAATGGTGCCGTCACAGATGGGACAAAAATCGGTGATGAAATCAAAATTGCCGCTACGAATGATCCACGTTATGCCTATGAAATGGGGAAAATTGCAGGTTTAGAAGCCTCTGCTGTTGGCTGTAACGCTTCTTTTGCACCAATCATGGATCTCAGTCGCAACTGGAGAAATCCTATTATCGCCAACCGAACTTGGGGAGCCCATGTGGAGCAAGTACTTGAACTATCAAAAGAATACATGCGTGGCATTATGGAACATGGAATCATTCCTTTTGCGAAACATTTTCCTGGGGATGGTATTGACGAACGAGATCATCACCTCTCTTTTGCTTCAAACCCAATGACCAAGTCTGAATGGATGGAAAGCTTTGGACGCATCTATGGTGAAATGGCTGAAGCTGGGCTTCCCGGAATCATGGCTGGCCATATTCATTTGCCAAATGTTGAAAAAGAAATGCACCCTGAACGTGAGTTGGATGAGATGTTACCAGCTTCGCTCAATAAAACACTTTTGGATGAGCTATTGCGTGGAGAATTGGGCTATAATGGTGCTATTGTAACGGATGCTAGCCACATGATTGGTATGACCGCTTCTATGTCTCGGCGTGAATTGTTGCCAACTGCTATCGAAGCTGGTTGTGACCTCTTCCTCTTCTTTAATGATCCAGAAGAAGATCTACAATGGATGAAAGAAGGTCTGGCAAACGGTCTCTTGTCTGAGGAACGGTTGCACGATGCCCTTCGTCGGACATTGGGCTTGAAAGCCAAGCTCGGTCTTCATCAGTTTGAGGGTCGTCGCCATGAGATGATGTTACCAAAAGAAGAAGCTCTAGCCTTGATTGGGACAGAAGAAGCTAAACATCTGGCTAAAGAAGTGGCAGATAAGGCGATTACCTTAGTCAAAGCCAAGCAAGAAGGAGTCTTCCCTGTGACACCAGCCCGTTACAGACGTATCTTGTTGGTAGAAGTAGATGGCTACAAGGGAGGTTTTGGCGCCCTTATCAATTCAGGTAAAAAGCGAGCTTCAGATACCCTGAAAGAATTGTTAGAAGCTAGAGGTCATGAGGTATCTATCTGGGAAAATACAGAAGCGCGGATTGCCAAGCTACCAGAAGAGGAAAGACCAGCAGCTATTGCCAATGTTTACGCTTCTAAACGCCCAATAGCAGAAATAACAGACCATTATGACCTAATTATCAATCTGGTTGATGTTAACTCTGGCGGAACCACCCAACGGATTATCTGGCCAGCCGCTAAGGGAACGCCAGACCAACCTTTCTATGTTCACGAGATTCCAACGATTGTCGTGTCCGTTCAACACCCGTTTGCACTTGCGGATATGCCACAGGTAGCAACCTACATCAATGCCTACGATGGCCTACCAGTCACCATAGAAGCCTTGGTAGAAAAATTGGCAGGAGAATCAGAATTTATCGGAGTATCTCCTGTAGATGCCTACTGCGGTTT from Streptococcus ruminantium includes:
- a CDS encoding bifunctional 4-hydroxy-2-oxoglutarate aldolase/2-dehydro-3-deoxy-phosphogluconate aldolase is translated as MLKQLKENYFFAVIRGKDENDAKEIARHAIMGGIRNIEITFSTPNAGEVITDLLEEFSDDSSVVIGAGTVMTPELAKKAMEAGAAFLVSPHFDCKIQELAQEAGSLYFPGCATATEIVKASQAGCPIIKLFPGGVLGPGFIKDIHGPIPEVDLMPSGGVSVDNVAAWKKAGACAVGVGSALASRVALEGYQSVTTIARSFVAALEE
- the uxaC gene encoding glucuronate isomerase, translating into MTFNDRYFMLKNEPAKKLYEKIAELPIYDFHCHLDPKEIYEDKVYEDIVDLWLGGDHYKWRLMRANGIPEEEITGSASKLTKFKAWARTLERAYGNPLYHWSHLELRQVFGVEELLTEENAEKLYHQLNAYLQEHQISPRKLIADARVAFIGTTDHPLDHLEWHKQLAEDPEMETVVAPTFRPDEAFVEHRHFRQFVKRLEELTGQAVSDFTSFVTALAQRVAYFAQCGCRASDISFTAICYEEASIMELNDILQASLAGKVASQSSVNKWQTAIFRELCRLYKEYGFVTQVHFGALRNNHTGLFEKLGADVGVDSIGDQTSLTVNLNRLLDDLVQEDALPKMIWYNLNPIYNIALANTLANFQANEEGCRSQLQFGAGWWFNDTKLGMIEQMNAYAEQGMLANFVGMLTDSRSFLSYQRHDYFRRILASYVGQWIMEEEVPEDYDRLGQFVEAISYHNAKEFFEQ
- a CDS encoding mannonate dehydratase, which translates into the protein MKMSFRWYGKKDPVTLEQIKAIPGMQGIVTAVYDVPVGQAWPLENILELKKMVEEAGLEITVIESIPVHEDIKQGKPNRDELIENYKTSIRNVGAAGIPVVCYNFMPVFDWTRSDLHHPLPDGSTSLAFLKSDLAGVDPVADDLNLPGWDSSYSKEEMKAIIENYRQNISEEDLWENLEYFIKAIMPTAEEAGVKMAIHPDDPPYGIFGLPRIITGQQAVERFLNLYDSENNGITMCVGSYASDPKNDVLAMTEYALRRNRINFMHTRNVTAGEWGFQETAHLSQAGDIDMNAVIKLLVDYDWQGALRPDHGRRIWGDQTKTPGYGLYDRALGATYFNGLYEANMRIAGKTPDFGITVKTVGNKEE
- a CDS encoding SDR family oxidoreductase, yielding MTRVIEFKDKVVVITGAGGVLCGYLAKEFAKAGAKVALLDLNEVAAQVFVDEIKAAGGIAKAYKSNVLSKENLEEVRQQVLADFGPADILVNGAGGNNPKATTDNEFHEVGLPADTKTFFDLDEAGINFVFNLNYLGTLLPTQVFAQDMVGRAGANIINISSMNAFTPLTKIPAYSGAKAAISNFTQWLAVHFSKVGIRCNAIAPGFLVTNQNRGLLFDEAGQPTARANKILTNTPMGRFGEAEELVGGVFFLADENLASFVNGVVLPIDGGFSAYSGV
- a CDS encoding HAD family hydrolase gives rise to the protein MKSDYVFCVDSDGCVMDTMTYKHKLFFGPLAADVFGIEDREPFLKEWNRVNLYSRTRGINRFVGLVTGLDFAGVANIEKLKHWVESTDSLSNASLEKLLTERPSKDLELALEWSNQVNQSIKNYTGPVLAFIGVHKGLEKLSQLGKVYVVSSANKEAVEEEWTDQSLMGYVTELNCQDRGKKEDVIKRLVDEGYDPNKIMMIGDSPGDLKAAELNKVHFYPILVGQELHSWADLAEKVAEDFVAQRFTTEYEMSLIDTFWKNLDE
- a CDS encoding glycoside hydrolase family 3 protein codes for the protein MTNLVDLRKKPYNLDEEAIAWIETTIAQMTLDEKIGQLFVNMGSQRTEEYLTGVLEDYKIAAVRYNPGPAADIWEQNNILQTKSKIPLLIAANTESGGNGAVTDGTKIGDEIKIAATNDPRYAYEMGKIAGLEASAVGCNASFAPIMDLSRNWRNPIIANRTWGAHVEQVLELSKEYMRGIMEHGIIPFAKHFPGDGIDERDHHLSFASNPMTKSEWMESFGRIYGEMAEAGLPGIMAGHIHLPNVEKEMHPERELDEMLPASLNKTLLDELLRGELGYNGAIVTDASHMIGMTASMSRRELLPTAIEAGCDLFLFFNDPEEDLQWMKEGLANGLLSEERLHDALRRTLGLKAKLGLHQFEGRRHEMMLPKEEALALIGTEEAKHLAKEVADKAITLVKAKQEGVFPVTPARYRRILLVEVDGYKGGFGALINSGKKRASDTLKELLEARGHEVSIWENTEARIAKLPEEERPAAIANVYASKRPIAEITDHYDLIINLVDVNSGGTTQRIIWPAAKGTPDQPFYVHEIPTIVVSVQHPFALADMPQVATYINAYDGLPVTIEALVEKLAGESEFIGVSPVDAYCGLLDTHIWRGN